From the Pieris napi chromosome 20, ilPieNapi1.2, whole genome shotgun sequence genome, one window contains:
- the LOC125059892 gene encoding protein Cep89 homolog isoform X2, protein MRQDILNAVMMRTQSHIGVNPLYEDPRDVIDKPLKPPRKRNFHAVAVSSPRTKDKSSKEHKRKLTKKYEGLVTALMDKCEENLIMISEKDTQISKLKEKLKAILDYNRLFADENDRLKGENEELIKYIEECKRVIKGERDRSGKCEKKCKELEERVKQYHMPDRDTEPQAIPLVEVCMSCSSRQIVLNQSKEHNTRLQKDLQAMKDVLYRLNVQLSRYQEKLRTTKTDGKDFKSEKYECFDSLLTVNFAQKQDGENDVIQTKAEDVGTSRFVDISGLLSAQALAPLFDAYQENLQEKENLIMDYEKQFESINKKSKEIVTENKSLLDRVVNLETELVGVRQNYKKLVVEKETGDIERASLLERADRAESKLKEVYELYEDKMAAMMRDYEMVHREYFTVKTALEASTGKMAQMDVMRTRTVPADLHERRLEDCKRLLEELKHQYSMDTERKNEQIKKMQEDLSYADERYEKVCQQLDTVQEELQAALKNVKLYRRAALVFRKRARSASARAVRAKRVRRDNEPLKQALAALEKIKSEIKVVKSRAYTSLEELERRIVSQERRATHAQAEYKRSLERASLALQHKEEIIRSLIDKVADVEEVRLSQANAHRLQGIVSSSDSSKSQEPKMKLVPGPGGYFKEDKKKREEIRCKREDRRKASDSGS, encoded by the exons ATGCGGCaagatatattaaatgctgTTATGATGAGAACACAGTCCCACATAGGTGTTAATCCACTTTATGAAGATCCTAGAGATGTTATAG ATAAGCCATTAAAACCGCCAAGAAAACGCAACTTTCATGCTGTTGCTGTATCTTCACCAAGAACGAAAGATAAATCAAGTAAGGAACACAAGAGAAAActaacaaagaaatatgaaggtCTGGTTACGGCTTTAATGGATAAGTGTgaggaaaatttaattatg ATATCAGAAAAAGACACCCAAATATCAAAGCTGAAAGAAAAATTGAAAGCTATACTAGACTACAACAGACTGTTTGCAGATGAAAACGATAGATTAAAAGGTGAAAatgaagaattaataaaatatatagaagaGTGCAAAAGAGTTATCAAAGGAGAGAGGGATAGAAGTGGCAAGTGTGAAAAGAAATGTAAGGAATTAGAAGAAAGAGTGAAGCAATATCACATGCCAGATAgag ATACAGAGCCCCAAGCGATACCGTTAGTAGAAGTATGCATGAGCTGCAGTAGTCGACAGATTGTTCTGAACCAAAGCAAAGAACATAATACAAGGCTTCAGAAAGATTTGCAGGCAATGAAGGATGTACTCTATAG attgaACGTGCAACTATCTCGGTACCAAGAGAAGTTGCGTACGACTAAGACGGACGGCAAAGATTTCAAGAGTGAAAAATATGAATGCTTTGATTCACTTCTAACAGTTAATTTTGCCCAGAAACAAG atGGAGAAAATGATGTAATTCAAACAAAAGCGGAAGATGTTGGAACAAGTCGATTTGTCGATATCTCAGGTTTATTAAGTGCACAGGCATTAG CACCTCTTTTCGATGCTTATCAAGAAAATTTGCAAGAAAAGGAAAACTTGATAATGGACTACGAAAAGCAATTCGAaagtatcaataaaaaatcaaaagaaaTAGTCACAGAGAACAAATCTCTGTTAGACAGAGTCGTTAATTTAGAAACGGAGTTAGTGGGAGTGAGACAGAACTACAAGAAACTCGTTGTCGAGAAAGAGACCGGTGATATTGAGAGAGCTTCGCTTTTGGAGAGGGCTGATAGGGCGGAGTCTAAGTTGAAAGAAGTGTACGAGTTGTACGAAGATAAGA TGGCGGCCATGATGCGTGACTACGAGATGGTACACCGTGAGTACTTCACAGTGAAAACCGCTCTCGAGGCGTCTACGGGGAAAATGGCCCAAATGGACGTCATGAGAACTAGAACAGTACCTGCTGACCTTCACGAAAGGAGATTGGAGGATTGCAAGAG GCTTCTAGAGGAGTTAAAGCATCAATACAGCATGGACACGGAGAGGAAAAATGAGCAAATAAAGAAGATGCAAGAAGATTTGTCCTATGCGGATGAgag ATATGAAAAGGTCTGCCAGCAGCTTGATACTGTGCAAGAAGAGTTGCAGGCTGCGCTGAAGAATGTTAa ATTGTACCGTCGTGCGGCGTTAGTGTTTCGCAAACGTGCACGCTCTGCGAGCGCCCGTGCAGTACGTGCCAAAAGGGTGCGGCGCGACAACGAGCCGCTGAAACAAGCTTTGGCGGCGCTTGAGAAGATTAAATCCGAGATTAAG gtAGTAAAATCTCGTGCTTACACATCGTTAGAAGAATTGGAACGTCGTATTGTGTCACAAGAACGACGGGCGACGCACGCGCAGGCTGAATATAAGAGGTCACTGGAAAGGGCTTCCTTAGCTCTCCAACATAAGGAGGAGATCATACGATCATTGATTGATAAGGTGGCTGATGTAGAGGAAGTAAG ATTAAGTCAGGCAAACGCACATCGTCTACAAGGCATCGTTTCATCATCAGACTCGTCAAAAAGTCAAGAACCAAAAATGAAGTTAGTTCCGGGACCGGGAGGGTATTTCAAAGAGGATAAGAAGAAAAGGGAAGAGATTAGATGTAAAAGAGAAGATAGAAGGAAAGCTTCGGATAGTGGTAGCTAG
- the LOC125059892 gene encoding protein Cep89 homolog isoform X1: protein MAECERIVQPHSRRISKDSKNDKQRLTFSGNFAESGRHFDITADRDSMRQDILNAVMMRTQSHIGVNPLYEDPRDVIDKPLKPPRKRNFHAVAVSSPRTKDKSSKEHKRKLTKKYEGLVTALMDKCEENLIMISEKDTQISKLKEKLKAILDYNRLFADENDRLKGENEELIKYIEECKRVIKGERDRSGKCEKKCKELEERVKQYHMPDRDTEPQAIPLVEVCMSCSSRQIVLNQSKEHNTRLQKDLQAMKDVLYRLNVQLSRYQEKLRTTKTDGKDFKSEKYECFDSLLTVNFAQKQDGENDVIQTKAEDVGTSRFVDISGLLSAQALAPLFDAYQENLQEKENLIMDYEKQFESINKKSKEIVTENKSLLDRVVNLETELVGVRQNYKKLVVEKETGDIERASLLERADRAESKLKEVYELYEDKMAAMMRDYEMVHREYFTVKTALEASTGKMAQMDVMRTRTVPADLHERRLEDCKRLLEELKHQYSMDTERKNEQIKKMQEDLSYADERYEKVCQQLDTVQEELQAALKNVKLYRRAALVFRKRARSASARAVRAKRVRRDNEPLKQALAALEKIKSEIKVVKSRAYTSLEELERRIVSQERRATHAQAEYKRSLERASLALQHKEEIIRSLIDKVADVEEVRLSQANAHRLQGIVSSSDSSKSQEPKMKLVPGPGGYFKEDKKKREEIRCKREDRRKASDSGS, encoded by the exons ATGGCTGAGTGTGAGCGTATCGTACAG CCACATTCAAGAAGGATTTCAAAAGACAGTAAGAATGATAAACAAAGGCTTACATTCAGTGGAAATTTTGCAGAAAGTGGTCGTCACTTTGATATAACGGCAGACAGAGACAGTATGCGGCaagatatattaaatgctgTTATGATGAGAACACAGTCCCACATAGGTGTTAATCCACTTTATGAAGATCCTAGAGATGTTATAG ATAAGCCATTAAAACCGCCAAGAAAACGCAACTTTCATGCTGTTGCTGTATCTTCACCAAGAACGAAAGATAAATCAAGTAAGGAACACAAGAGAAAActaacaaagaaatatgaaggtCTGGTTACGGCTTTAATGGATAAGTGTgaggaaaatttaattatg ATATCAGAAAAAGACACCCAAATATCAAAGCTGAAAGAAAAATTGAAAGCTATACTAGACTACAACAGACTGTTTGCAGATGAAAACGATAGATTAAAAGGTGAAAatgaagaattaataaaatatatagaagaGTGCAAAAGAGTTATCAAAGGAGAGAGGGATAGAAGTGGCAAGTGTGAAAAGAAATGTAAGGAATTAGAAGAAAGAGTGAAGCAATATCACATGCCAGATAgag ATACAGAGCCCCAAGCGATACCGTTAGTAGAAGTATGCATGAGCTGCAGTAGTCGACAGATTGTTCTGAACCAAAGCAAAGAACATAATACAAGGCTTCAGAAAGATTTGCAGGCAATGAAGGATGTACTCTATAG attgaACGTGCAACTATCTCGGTACCAAGAGAAGTTGCGTACGACTAAGACGGACGGCAAAGATTTCAAGAGTGAAAAATATGAATGCTTTGATTCACTTCTAACAGTTAATTTTGCCCAGAAACAAG atGGAGAAAATGATGTAATTCAAACAAAAGCGGAAGATGTTGGAACAAGTCGATTTGTCGATATCTCAGGTTTATTAAGTGCACAGGCATTAG CACCTCTTTTCGATGCTTATCAAGAAAATTTGCAAGAAAAGGAAAACTTGATAATGGACTACGAAAAGCAATTCGAaagtatcaataaaaaatcaaaagaaaTAGTCACAGAGAACAAATCTCTGTTAGACAGAGTCGTTAATTTAGAAACGGAGTTAGTGGGAGTGAGACAGAACTACAAGAAACTCGTTGTCGAGAAAGAGACCGGTGATATTGAGAGAGCTTCGCTTTTGGAGAGGGCTGATAGGGCGGAGTCTAAGTTGAAAGAAGTGTACGAGTTGTACGAAGATAAGA TGGCGGCCATGATGCGTGACTACGAGATGGTACACCGTGAGTACTTCACAGTGAAAACCGCTCTCGAGGCGTCTACGGGGAAAATGGCCCAAATGGACGTCATGAGAACTAGAACAGTACCTGCTGACCTTCACGAAAGGAGATTGGAGGATTGCAAGAG GCTTCTAGAGGAGTTAAAGCATCAATACAGCATGGACACGGAGAGGAAAAATGAGCAAATAAAGAAGATGCAAGAAGATTTGTCCTATGCGGATGAgag ATATGAAAAGGTCTGCCAGCAGCTTGATACTGTGCAAGAAGAGTTGCAGGCTGCGCTGAAGAATGTTAa ATTGTACCGTCGTGCGGCGTTAGTGTTTCGCAAACGTGCACGCTCTGCGAGCGCCCGTGCAGTACGTGCCAAAAGGGTGCGGCGCGACAACGAGCCGCTGAAACAAGCTTTGGCGGCGCTTGAGAAGATTAAATCCGAGATTAAG gtAGTAAAATCTCGTGCTTACACATCGTTAGAAGAATTGGAACGTCGTATTGTGTCACAAGAACGACGGGCGACGCACGCGCAGGCTGAATATAAGAGGTCACTGGAAAGGGCTTCCTTAGCTCTCCAACATAAGGAGGAGATCATACGATCATTGATTGATAAGGTGGCTGATGTAGAGGAAGTAAG ATTAAGTCAGGCAAACGCACATCGTCTACAAGGCATCGTTTCATCATCAGACTCGTCAAAAAGTCAAGAACCAAAAATGAAGTTAGTTCCGGGACCGGGAGGGTATTTCAAAGAGGATAAGAAGAAAAGGGAAGAGATTAGATGTAAAAGAGAAGATAGAAGGAAAGCTTCGGATAGTGGTAGCTAG